From the genome of Pelosinus fermentans DSM 17108:
AATGGAGTGCAACCGTCTCGTCATCGCCTTAGACAACAAATTATTTCTATAGGTTCAGATTACTATGATGAAACGCCATTAGGCACCCCTGGCACCTATTACTGGCGTGTTCGCGGCTTAGATGAAAGTGGCGCTGCCGTTGGTGTTTATTCGAATGCAGAATCCTTTGTCGTTGACCGCACCCCGGGCAACTATGCAGCTACTTTGGGCGACAGCATCACTCATGGCGGCGGTGCAGTTTCTTATTCACCTGCCGATGTTGAATATAGTTTTCAAAATTATTTATCCTTTCCCACTATTAATTTAGGCAGAAGCGGCGATACTTCTGCTTCTATGTTAAGTCGATTTGATGCAGATGTACTGCCGTATCATCCTATGTTTCTAATTATTATGGGCGGAACCAATAGCTTGCGGGGAGGTGTACCCGGCAGCCAAGTCATCAAAGAACTAAGTGCGATTCGCGATAAATGCTTAGTTCATGGCATTCGGCCAATTTTTCTAACATTGCCGCCGATTAACCCTCAGGCTATTCAGCAGGTATTTAATGAAGACACCGTACCCGAATGGAAAAAAGAATTTGCTGTCGTAAATCACTTTATTCGTCAGCAGGGGTATTATATTGACCTTGAGCCTTATTTTGCAGATGGAAATCAGACATTGCCCCTCCGCTATGCTACGGATGGGTTGCATTTAGATATAGAAGGCAAAAAGTTAATGGCACAAATCATTAACGCCAACTGGGCTGCAGTAACGCAATAATTTAAAAACTACTGCCTACTAAAAAAACAGGCTCCCACGCCTCTTAGACGACATGGGAGTCTGTTTCTTCTATTAAAATATCCCTTCGAACTTTCGCTCTCTTGAAAAAATGATGTATGGCTGGACGATCAGCTTTTTCTACAGCTTGAATCATTTCATCCAGCAACTCTTTTAGCTGCAATAGGCTTTGGGTAATAGGCTGAGAATTTGTCAAACAGATGTCTGCCCACATATCGGCATTAGAAGAAGCAATACGGGTAGTATCACGAAACCCGCCACCTACTAATTTAAAACTTTCCTCCAAAGCTGGATATTTGCCTAAGAGGTTCACAAGAGCAGCAGCTACTACATGTGGAATATGGCTAATGATTGCCGCACATTGATCATGATCGTATAAGTCCATTGTAGTAATTCTAGCTCCGGTCCAGGTAAGTGTCTGAGAGATGATTTCAACAGCCTCAGGAGAGGTAGATGCTTCTGGGATTAGAATATACCATTTATCTTTAAATAATCCTCGATCCGCTGCCATAATACCACTTCTCTCGATCCCCGTCATAGGATGCCCACTTACATAATGAACACCAGAAGGCATCATATACAGCAATTTTTCTGCTAGGAATCCTTTCGTACTGCCTACATCTGTTAAAATGCCGCCAACTTTTACATAGGGCAAAATTTGTTCTACAATCGGTATGATTTGCAGTACAGGAGTACATAAAAAGATAATATCAGCTTGTTCTACACCCCTTTTCCAATCATTCGTACTGTAATCTACAGCACCGCGCTGTACAGCAAGCTCTAACGTTTCCTGATCATGATCAACCCCTGTTACTTTTAGCGCTTCTCCACACTGCTTTTTCAATGCTAAACCAAGAGAGCCACCAATTAGCCCTAAACCAATGATTGTAATATGCTTCACCTTCATGCCATATCCTTCCCCATGACCTTGGCAATTGTTTTTACTTCTTGCATCGTCAGTTCAAAATTCTCCGGAGTTAAAGATTGCTTGCCATCGGATAAAGCTTCCGCAGGATTTGGGTGAACCTCAATCATAAGTCCATCAGCACCAGCAGCGATA
Proteins encoded in this window:
- a CDS encoding prephenate dehydrogenase; translation: MKVKHITIIGLGLIGGSLGLALKKQCGEALKVTGVDHDQETLELAVQRGAVDYSTNDWKRGVEQADIIFLCTPVLQIIPIVEQILPYVKVGGILTDVGSTKGFLAEKLLYMMPSGVHYVSGHPMTGIERSGIMAADRGLFKDKWYILIPEASTSPEAVEIISQTLTWTGARITTMDLYDHDQCAAIISHIPHVVAAALVNLLGKYPALEESFKLVGGGFRDTTRIASSNADMWADICLTNSQPITQSLLQLKELLDEMIQAVEKADRPAIHHFFKRAKVRRDILIEETDSHVV